Proteins from one Mucilaginibacter jinjuensis genomic window:
- a CDS encoding ATP-binding cassette domain-containing protein — MSRNADNWLLRVTNLTKIYGEPNENTIALTGPEFNSNICPETDSIVACADISFDLYPGEVLGIVGESGSGKSTVVKLLYFDMEKTGGAAWLKPYADGNIEMLSESNQKKRFIRNNLMGMVYQNPRDGLNFNFTSGGNIAEKLIMAGNYHVGEIRERASDLLTKTEVPVLRMDDRPANFSGGMQQRVQISKAIANNPPLLFLDEVTTGLDVSVQAKVLDLIRELQQDLGIAMIVVSHDLSVIRMLTDRTIVMKNGRIVESGLTDQILQDPQHEYSQLLVSSLL, encoded by the coding sequence ATGAGCCGTAATGCCGATAACTGGTTGCTGCGCGTAACCAACCTCACCAAAATTTACGGTGAACCCAATGAAAATACCATAGCCCTAACCGGCCCCGAATTTAACTCTAACATTTGCCCCGAAACGGATAGTATTGTGGCTTGTGCCGATATCAGCTTCGATCTTTACCCCGGTGAAGTGCTGGGTATAGTAGGCGAGAGCGGCTCGGGCAAAAGTACGGTGGTTAAGCTGCTTTACTTCGATATGGAGAAAACCGGCGGTGCTGCCTGGTTAAAACCTTATGCCGATGGCAATATAGAAATGTTGAGCGAATCGAACCAGAAGAAACGCTTTATCCGCAATAACCTGATGGGTATGGTTTACCAGAACCCACGTGATGGCCTGAACTTCAACTTTACATCGGGCGGTAATATTGCCGAAAAGCTGATTATGGCAGGCAATTACCACGTTGGCGAAATCCGCGAACGCGCATCTGATCTGTTGACTAAAACCGAAGTGCCGGTACTGCGTATGGATGATCGCCCGGCTAATTTTAGTGGTGGTATGCAACAACGTGTGCAGATTTCAAAGGCTATTGCCAATAACCCGCCATTATTGTTTTTGGATGAAGTTACTACCGGTCTGGATGTATCGGTACAGGCTAAGGTGCTGGATCTGATCCGCGAGTTGCAGCAGGATCTGGGTATCGCCATGATCGTGGTATCGCATGATCTGTCGGTGATCCGTATGCTAACTGATCGTACCATCGTGATGAAGAACGGACGCATTGTAGAAAGTGGTTTAACCGACCAGATTTTACAAGATCCACAGCACGAATATTCACAGCTGCTTGTCAGCTCATTGCTTTAA
- a CDS encoding response regulator transcription factor: protein MKKNRLVIIDDHYDVLELLKYNFIKEGYEVKFFFTAVDALKYITNENTDLVVTDWMLPEMDGLELCKNLKLSAATQDIPLVMLTGKNDEIDAVTALEVGADDYLIKPLRIKEMLTRVKKILRRKAAEQLIPAKNDGREFLEFGSLKIDLISYKVFLNGEVLDLTMGEFKLLELIAKYPGKVFSRNQIIEKINGPQYFATERSTDVQIVGLRKKLGVYKDAIETVRSIGYRFNSNKFLMA from the coding sequence ATGAAAAAAAATAGACTCGTTATTATCGATGATCATTACGATGTGCTCGAACTGCTTAAATACAACTTTATTAAAGAGGGTTATGAGGTAAAGTTCTTCTTCACAGCAGTGGATGCACTCAAATACATCACCAATGAAAACACCGACCTGGTGGTTACCGATTGGATGCTGCCCGAAATGGATGGCCTCGAACTCTGCAAAAACCTCAAATTAAGTGCTGCTACGCAGGACATCCCTTTAGTGATGCTTACCGGCAAAAACGACGAGATTGATGCCGTAACAGCCCTCGAAGTTGGTGCCGATGATTACCTTATTAAGCCTCTGCGCATAAAGGAAATGCTCACGAGGGTTAAAAAGATCCTTCGCCGTAAAGCTGCCGAACAATTGATCCCAGCTAAAAATGATGGCAGGGAATTTCTCGAGTTCGGTTCCCTTAAAATAGATCTTATTAGTTATAAGGTGTTTTTGAACGGTGAAGTGCTCGACCTGACGATGGGCGAGTTTAAACTGTTGGAATTGATTGCCAAATACCCGGGCAAGGTTTTTTCCCGCAATCAGATCATTGAGAAGATAAACGGTCCGCAATATTTTGCTACAGAGCGCTCAACGGATGTACAAATCGTGGGTTTGCGTAAAAAGTTAGGCGTTTATAAGGATGCGATAGAAACGGTACGCTCAATAGGGTATCGCTTTAATAGTAATAAGTTTTTGATGGCGTAG
- a CDS encoding phosphonate C-P lyase system protein PhnG has product MQDQDYILCECELQPLEDFVVSLEETVEVKLVKEPAICMTMVQAEDSVEFQPFYLGEALTTECELLVNGTRGIGICLGDEPVRAYCIAFMDAYTQLKDVDMQPVIDFLSKQSDIIEHNAKVENDLIQRTKVDFKLMEQD; this is encoded by the coding sequence ATGCAAGATCAGGATTATATACTGTGTGAGTGCGAGTTACAGCCACTCGAAGACTTTGTAGTATCCCTCGAGGAAACCGTGGAAGTGAAGCTGGTAAAAGAGCCGGCCATCTGCATGACCATGGTACAGGCAGAAGACTCTGTAGAATTTCAACCTTTTTACCTCGGCGAAGCCCTAACCACCGAATGTGAGCTTTTGGTTAACGGTACCCGCGGCATTGGCATTTGCCTGGGCGATGAGCCGGTACGTGCTTATTGTATTGCTTTTATGGATGCTTATACACAATTAAAGGATGTGGATATGCAGCCTGTTATAGATTTCCTGTCTAAGCAATCTGACATTATCGAACATAATGCGAAGGTAGAGAACGACCTGATCCAACGTACCAAGGTTGACTTTAAACTAATGGAACAAGACTAA
- a CDS encoding RNA polymerase sigma factor produces the protein MLYNAFYGFAMGICLRYANNRYEASEIMNQGFMKVFTSLHKYDSSRPFKAWMGRIMMNMSIDYYRSNLKMAYTDDLEKAEHIADNDLPDKKLNYNELLAMIQQLPQAARTVFNLFAIEGYSHEEIGEMLGISAGTSKSNLFKAREKLKKMILKAAEIPKNFNGTNETQIVAISNGNLYLGFLNNGIRL, from the coding sequence ATGTTATACAATGCATTTTATGGCTTTGCTATGGGTATATGTTTGCGCTATGCGAATAACCGTTATGAGGCTTCTGAAATTATGAACCAGGGCTTTATGAAGGTATTTACCAGCCTGCATAAATATGATAGCTCGAGGCCGTTTAAAGCCTGGATGGGCCGTATTATGATGAACATGTCGATAGATTATTATCGAAGCAACCTCAAAATGGCCTATACTGACGACTTGGAGAAGGCCGAACATATTGCAGACAACGACCTGCCTGATAAAAAACTGAATTACAATGAATTACTGGCCATGATACAACAGCTTCCGCAAGCTGCCCGAACGGTTTTTAACCTTTTTGCGATAGAAGGTTATTCGCACGAGGAGATTGGGGAAATGTTGGGTATATCGGCAGGTACATCAAAATCAAACCTGTTTAAAGCAAGGGAGAAACTGAAGAAAATGATATTAAAAGCCGCAGAAATTCCGAAGAATTTTAATGGCACTAATGAGACACAGATTGTTGCCATTAGCAACGGCAACCTGTATCTGGGCTTTTTGAATAATGGGATAAGGTTATGA
- the phnN gene encoding phosphonate metabolism protein/1,5-bisphosphokinase (PRPP-forming) PhnN, with protein sequence MGTLFYIAGASGAGKDTLINYCRNQINGTLPVIFAHRYITRPANAGGENHIHLSEEEFKLRLRNNLFAMHWVSHGLYYGVGIEINQWLSQGLNVVINGSREYLPTALEKYPSLRPILIEATAETIKERLLKRGRENSESIAERISRSAQINTNSALFTSIHNDGLLEDAGNELLTTLLQTESIL encoded by the coding sequence ATGGGCACGCTATTTTATATTGCCGGGGCTTCCGGAGCTGGTAAGGATACCCTGATTAACTACTGCCGCAACCAAATTAACGGAACCTTGCCGGTTATTTTTGCGCACCGTTATATTACGCGGCCGGCCAATGCAGGAGGCGAAAACCATATACATTTAAGCGAAGAAGAGTTTAAGCTGAGGTTAAGAAACAACCTGTTCGCCATGCATTGGGTGAGCCACGGTTTATATTATGGTGTAGGGATCGAGATAAATCAATGGCTTAGCCAGGGCCTTAATGTGGTTATTAATGGTTCGCGCGAGTATTTGCCTACGGCATTAGAGAAATACCCTTCGTTACGCCCAATCTTAATTGAAGCTACTGCCGAAACCATTAAAGAGCGCCTTTTAAAACGCGGCCGCGAAAACAGCGAAAGCATTGCCGAACGTATTAGCCGAAGCGCACAAATTAATACCAACAGCGCACTGTTTACCAGCATCCACAACGATGGTTTACTGGAAGATGCAGGCAATGAACTGCTGACCACCCTGCTGCAAACCGAAAGTATTTTATAA
- the phnH gene encoding phosphonate C-P lyase system protein PhnH — protein MQSEILYDEIFDAQEHFRLILDSMARPGKINVIPNLNIQPAEGINKASALIGFSLLNTDASFCAIGELSYTIEAFIALHTAAKIEMLQKADFVFVKGSQSSDFIADLKTGTLPYPEDSATIVLDVLNISADETADSLQLNLKGPGIKTVETVYVTGLNHAILDAVKEQNFEFPLGIDLILTDKENNMICIPRSNDFTYELAENINQPNYN, from the coding sequence ATGCAAAGCGAAATACTTTACGACGAAATATTTGATGCCCAGGAGCATTTCCGTTTGATACTGGACAGCATGGCAAGGCCGGGTAAGATCAATGTGATCCCTAACCTGAATATTCAGCCAGCTGAGGGTATCAATAAGGCAAGTGCATTGATAGGCTTCTCTTTATTAAATACCGATGCCAGTTTTTGTGCTATTGGCGAGTTGAGTTACACTATCGAAGCATTTATTGCCCTGCACACAGCCGCCAAAATTGAGATGCTGCAAAAGGCAGATTTCGTTTTTGTAAAAGGCAGCCAAAGCAGTGATTTTATAGCCGACCTTAAAACCGGAACACTGCCTTACCCGGAAGATAGCGCAACCATTGTACTGGATGTATTGAATATCAGTGCTGATGAAACAGCCGATTCATTACAGCTTAACTTGAAAGGTCCCGGCATTAAAACGGTGGAAACGGTATACGTTACCGGTTTAAACCACGCCATTCTGGATGCAGTTAAAGAGCAAAACTTCGAGTTCCCATTAGGTATCGATCTGATACTGACCGATAAGGAAAACAACATGATCTGCATCCCCCGAAGTAATGATTTTACTTATGAGCTGGCAGAGAACATTAATCAACCTAATTACAATTAA
- a CDS encoding YhcH/YjgK/YiaL family protein: protein MKKSLHLLVLSVSVILFSYLNVNAQTKTVTVNQVFKNKRLANGKPLIPDASIDKAAFSKQYTTNKALWDKAFDYLSKTKLDTMAPGKYPIAGDSVYAVVIAGPTKTPEQAKWESHLKYIDFQCVLQNAEIMQTAPMSTATITNPYDAKTDNINYNATEEASHLVTPGNILLFFPGSVHRAGLKATGYDTDRRVVIKIMVSQ, encoded by the coding sequence ATGAAGAAATCTTTGCATTTATTAGTGTTAAGTGTGTCTGTTATTTTGTTTAGTTATTTAAACGTAAACGCCCAGACAAAAACTGTAACTGTTAACCAGGTTTTTAAAAACAAGCGACTGGCTAACGGCAAACCACTTATCCCCGATGCATCTATCGATAAAGCAGCTTTTAGCAAACAATACACAACCAACAAAGCACTCTGGGATAAAGCATTTGATTACCTGAGCAAAACCAAACTGGACACGATGGCGCCGGGCAAATACCCCATTGCGGGCGACAGCGTTTACGCCGTTGTAATTGCAGGCCCAACTAAAACACCAGAACAGGCCAAATGGGAATCGCACCTAAAGTATATCGATTTTCAATGCGTGCTTCAAAATGCTGAAATTATGCAAACTGCCCCGATGAGCACAGCGACCATCACCAACCCGTATGATGCCAAAACAGATAATATAAATTATAACGCAACCGAAGAAGCATCGCACCTGGTTACGCCTGGCAATATCCTGCTCTTTTTCCCCGGTAGTGTACACCGTGCCGGGTTAAAAGCAACCGGCTATGATACCGACAGGCGGGTTGTAATTAAAATAATGGTTTCGCAATAA
- a CDS encoding phosphonate C-P lyase system protein PhnL has translation MNILEVTNLSKDFNLHILNNKRIEALKNINFTMQEGEIIGLTGKSGSGKSSLMKCIYRTYLASSGEIIYLSREGAIDLVKADDHRIIDLRKNEITYCSQFLSVIPRVSAVDVVCENLFRVEKDKDHARSQAKIMLEQLGLPYELWDAFPVTFSGGEQQRINVARAIIAKPRFLLIDEPTASLDAKTKDVVVDMILQLKAEGTSVLVISHDEYTLERLCDRRIDLKFGEIISEELATNQ, from the coding sequence ATGAACATACTGGAAGTTACTAATTTAAGTAAGGATTTTAACCTGCATATTTTAAACAATAAGCGGATCGAAGCCCTTAAAAATATCAATTTCACCATGCAGGAAGGTGAGATTATCGGGTTAACCGGTAAATCGGGTTCGGGTAAATCGAGTTTGATGAAATGCATCTATCGCACCTACCTGGCTTCGAGCGGTGAGATCATTTACCTATCGCGAGAAGGAGCGATTGACCTGGTAAAAGCCGACGATCACCGCATTATCGATCTGCGTAAAAACGAGATCACATACTGCTCTCAGTTTCTAAGCGTGATACCGCGCGTATCTGCTGTTGATGTGGTTTGCGAAAACCTTTTCCGGGTAGAAAAAGATAAAGACCATGCCCGCAGTCAGGCAAAAATAATGCTGGAGCAACTGGGCCTGCCTTACGAGTTATGGGATGCTTTCCCGGTAACATTTAGCGGTGGCGAGCAGCAGCGTATTAACGTGGCCCGCGCTATCATAGCTAAACCGCGTTTTTTACTCATCGACGAACCTACTGCATCGCTTGATGCTAAAACCAAAGATGTGGTGGTTGATATGATCCTGCAACTGAAAGCCGAAGGTACATCTGTACTGGTGATCTCGCATGACGAGTACACGCTTGAACGCCTATGCGACCGCCGCATCGACTTAAAATTTGGTGAAATAATATCTGAAGAACTGGCTACAAACCAATAA
- a CDS encoding endonuclease/exonuclease/phosphatase family protein yields the protein MQIQIVTINTWKCDGDYYQRRQVLANQLKTLTPHIIACQECFLSEDEKIDTLRFLAEELDMYYHFTPARFKNRLLGNDEVSSHSGLGVLSAFPIKVFAEFDLPISDADGERKVQQILIEITEQKRLLLTNVHLTHLQNAVELRKNQLTLIAQKTVDKNVEYNIICGDFNTTPDSEEIAQFKNQTKAIDCYETGDGKAPRISLIENNTERNVDYIFALPAGRLREYPTVTKSAIVLNTADESGVYPSDHFGISTTLITA from the coding sequence ATGCAAATACAAATTGTTACCATAAATACCTGGAAGTGCGATGGCGACTATTACCAACGCCGGCAGGTGCTTGCCAACCAGCTTAAAACACTTACACCGCATATTATAGCCTGCCAGGAGTGCTTTTTGAGCGAAGACGAAAAAATTGATACACTCCGTTTTTTGGCCGAAGAACTAGACATGTATTACCACTTTACCCCTGCCCGCTTTAAAAACCGATTGTTAGGGAATGATGAGGTAAGCAGCCACTCTGGGTTGGGCGTGCTCTCTGCCTTCCCTATTAAAGTATTTGCTGAGTTTGATTTACCTATTAGCGATGCCGATGGCGAGCGTAAGGTACAGCAGATATTGATAGAAATAACAGAGCAAAAGAGACTGTTACTAACTAACGTACACCTCACCCATTTGCAAAACGCGGTTGAATTACGCAAAAACCAATTGACGCTGATAGCTCAAAAGACCGTAGATAAAAACGTGGAGTACAACATCATTTGCGGCGATTTTAATACCACGCCTGATTCTGAAGAAATAGCACAATTTAAGAATCAAACCAAAGCGATTGATTGTTATGAAACAGGTGATGGCAAAGCCCCGAGAATAAGCCTGATAGAAAATAACACCGAACGGAACGTGGATTATATTTTTGCCTTACCTGCTGGCAGGTTGAGAGAATATCCAACGGTTACCAAATCTGCCATTGTATTAAATACGGCTGATGAGTCGGGAGTTTACCCGAGCGATCATTTCGGTATCAGTACAACTTTAATTACTGCTTAA
- a CDS encoding alpha-D-ribose 1-methylphosphonate 5-phosphate C-P-lyase PhnJ, with protein sequence MVENIKYANKYNFAFIDEATKKEIRRKLLKAVAIPGYQVPYSSPEMPIARGWGTGGLHVTLAVIGRKDIFKIIDQGSDASVNACNLREFVHQMTNVQTTYDTAEATLIQTRHRITEEELTEDQIFVYQVPQPEPLRSVERYENRTRQMHGEADYAKMWVSLYESFVRDGDIMLGAGYPVKVNKRYIMAPSPIPKWDVPNLNQSKALHLFGAGREKRLYAVPPYTTVEPLEFEDIKFHTENFAGTECYKTGYKKAFLDELYFDDGSKHFIINDSNFLDKLEGKASPKQHENKYINQLES encoded by the coding sequence ATGGTTGAAAATATAAAGTACGCCAACAAGTACAACTTTGCCTTTATTGATGAGGCCACTAAAAAAGAGATCAGGCGCAAGCTGTTAAAGGCTGTGGCTATCCCCGGTTACCAGGTTCCGTATTCATCGCCAGAGATGCCGATTGCAAGGGGATGGGGTACAGGGGGCTTACACGTAACCCTGGCTGTTATTGGTCGTAAGGATATATTTAAAATTATCGACCAGGGCAGCGATGCCAGCGTTAACGCCTGCAACCTGCGCGAGTTTGTGCATCAGATGACCAACGTACAAACCACTTACGATACGGCAGAAGCCACCCTGATACAAACCCGCCACCGCATCACCGAAGAGGAACTGACCGAAGACCAGATCTTCGTATACCAGGTACCGCAACCCGAACCTTTGCGTAGTGTAGAGCGTTACGAAAACCGCACCCGCCAAATGCACGGCGAGGCAGACTACGCTAAAATGTGGGTATCACTATACGAATCATTTGTGCGCGATGGTGATATTATGCTGGGTGCCGGCTACCCGGTAAAAGTGAACAAGCGTTACATTATGGCGCCATCGCCTATACCTAAATGGGATGTGCCGAACCTGAACCAATCTAAAGCCTTGCACTTGTTTGGCGCTGGCCGCGAGAAAAGGCTGTACGCTGTGCCGCCGTACACCACTGTTGAACCGCTGGAATTTGAAGATATAAAATTCCATACCGAAAACTTTGCCGGTACTGAATGCTATAAAACAGGTTATAAAAAAGCCTTTTTAGATGAGTTGTATTTTGATGATGGGTCGAAGCATTTCATCATCAACGATAGTAACTTCCTCGATAAGCTCGAAGGCAAAGCGTCGCCTAAACAACACGAAAACAAATACATCAACCAACTGGAATCATGA
- a CDS encoding carbon-phosphorus lyase complex subunit PhnI, which yields MGYVAVKGGTDAIHNSQQLVEFYRLKDATTPLDIKQIRSQMRMAVDKVMGEGGVYAPEYAAIALKQAEGEVFEAAFILRAFRATLQRKYYSETINTREMFVKRKISASFREIPGGQILGPTRDYTQRILDTTKAFEDQEAIQKFLTEFTKGIKTDNLAEITTFAKVIDLLKNEGLLKPIDPSEDRILKDITREAIKFPAPRSARLQMLARAETGGLMALGYASMRGFGSVHPTVGELRYGTVQVKVKDATGRSRYIGKIEVTEAETISTGKRVKKKVPPYYTIGYGLCFGQNDTKVICMGILDTAMRTPDVNSPANDQEFVLYHTEGIESMGFVNHLKLPHYVTFQSGLKNTRAAIERSAEKPTEQVQSPQLQTV from the coding sequence ATGGGATACGTTGCAGTAAAAGGCGGTACCGATGCCATACACAACTCACAGCAACTGGTTGAGTTTTACAGGCTGAAGGATGCTACCACGCCGCTTGATATTAAACAGATAAGATCGCAAATGCGTATGGCGGTTGATAAGGTGATGGGCGAGGGTGGGGTTTACGCTCCCGAGTATGCTGCCATTGCCCTTAAACAAGCCGAAGGCGAAGTTTTTGAAGCCGCGTTTATACTAAGAGCTTTCCGCGCCACCTTACAGCGCAAATATTATTCGGAGACGATAAATACCCGCGAGATGTTTGTGAAACGCAAAATCTCAGCATCGTTCCGCGAAATTCCGGGTGGTCAAATTCTCGGCCCAACCCGCGATTACACCCAACGCATTTTGGATACAACAAAAGCTTTTGAAGATCAGGAAGCGATCCAGAAATTCCTCACCGAATTTACCAAAGGCATTAAAACTGATAACCTGGCCGAGATCACCACCTTCGCCAAAGTGATCGACCTGTTGAAGAACGAAGGGTTGTTAAAACCTATCGACCCATCAGAAGACCGTATCCTGAAAGATATTACCCGCGAGGCGATCAAATTTCCTGCACCACGTTCGGCAAGGTTACAAATGCTGGCTCGTGCTGAAACCGGAGGCCTAATGGCTCTGGGGTATGCCAGCATGCGCGGCTTCGGCAGCGTGCACCCAACCGTGGGTGAGCTGAGGTATGGCACCGTGCAGGTAAAAGTAAAAGATGCCACTGGCCGTTCGCGCTATATCGGCAAAATTGAAGTTACCGAGGCTGAAACCATTTCGACAGGCAAAAGGGTTAAAAAGAAAGTGCCGCCATACTATACTATTGGTTACGGTTTATGCTTCGGCCAAAACGATACCAAGGTTATTTGTATGGGCATACTGGACACTGCTATGCGCACGCCTGATGTTAACTCACCGGCCAACGACCAGGAATTTGTACTGTACCATACCGAAGGCATCGAATCAATGGGTTTTGTAAACCACCTCAAGTTGCCGCACTATGTAACGTTCCAGTCGGGTTTAAAAAATACCCGTGCCGCTATTGAGCGCAGTGCAGAGAAGCCTACCGAACAAGTTCAATCACCTCAATTACAAACCGTATAA
- a CDS encoding alpha/beta hydrolase, whose product MKPLKIALYLLLFIPCVVFAQTDSTIIPLWKNGAPGFENRRNEPEKGDKYISNVNNPTITVYMPAKDKANGAAVLICPGGGHRMLVFNAEGTEPAKFLTNLGFVAVVLKYRLARDTNSPYKLQVHAKQDAERALRIVRSNAANWNFDPNRLGIMGFSAGGEVVDWVAFEKGTGDPKAADPIDKASAKVNFAILVYPGPLGVPDVIPPDSPPAFLVVADDDECCSPPVIKLLQKYREAGVPVEAHIFSKGNHAFNMGYRSKLQSFKNWPGRLVDWFTDNDYFKTPLPGMKKF is encoded by the coding sequence ATGAAACCCCTTAAAATTGCATTGTACCTGCTGTTATTTATCCCCTGTGTTGTTTTTGCGCAAACGGATTCAACCATTATTCCCCTCTGGAAAAACGGTGCTCCCGGTTTCGAGAACCGCCGTAACGAGCCTGAGAAGGGCGACAAATACATCAGCAATGTAAACAACCCCACCATTACCGTTTACATGCCGGCCAAGGATAAAGCCAACGGTGCTGCTGTACTCATTTGCCCCGGCGGCGGCCACCGGATGTTGGTATTTAATGCCGAAGGTACCGAGCCTGCAAAGTTTTTAACCAATCTGGGTTTTGTGGCTGTAGTATTAAAATACCGCCTGGCGCGTGATACCAATTCGCCCTATAAACTGCAGGTGCATGCCAAGCAGGATGCAGAGCGCGCCTTACGTATAGTCCGCAGCAATGCCGCTAACTGGAACTTCGACCCGAACCGCTTAGGTATTATGGGCTTTTCGGCAGGAGGAGAGGTGGTTGACTGGGTTGCCTTTGAAAAAGGTACCGGTGACCCCAAAGCTGCCGACCCAATCGACAAAGCAAGTGCCAAAGTAAACTTCGCCATATTGGTTTACCCCGGTCCGCTCGGTGTACCAGATGTGATCCCGCCAGATTCACCGCCTGCGTTTTTGGTGGTGGCTGATGATGATGAGTGCTGCTCGCCACCAGTAATTAAACTGCTCCAAAAATATCGCGAAGCAGGTGTGCCGGTAGAAGCGCATATCTTCTCTAAAGGCAATCATGCGTTTAATATGGGGTACCGCTCTAAACTGCAATCATTCAAAAACTGGCCCGGCCGTTTGGTAGATTGGTTTACCGATAACGATTATTTTAAAACGCCGCTACCGGGGATGAAGAAGTTTTGA
- a CDS encoding AraC family transcriptional regulator yields MKAILKKATITPNHSFNIHKDVGAEMLSSWHYHPEVELLLIKRSSGTCLIGDYVGPFKNNDVYLLGSNLPHTFRHEHKYLHRTDEKIGESVVILFQQELWGSYFLNLPETQCIGRLIEASKLGLRITGEARKKVARIAEEMMNESPTKRMIHLLSALEIIASGQEYETISSNGFFHEVNSLDQSRINKIFEYTFNNFQRKILVEDVAALIAMGKHSFCRYFKAKTRKTYLDFLIEVRIGHACRLLVEQDMNVAEIGYACGYNNISHFYHQFKTITNKHPLEYRSSYLNKEQTLIAV; encoded by the coding sequence ATGAAAGCTATTTTAAAAAAAGCGACAATCACACCCAATCATTCCTTCAATATCCACAAAGATGTTGGGGCCGAAATGCTCAGCTCCTGGCATTATCACCCCGAAGTTGAATTATTGCTCATTAAACGCAGCTCTGGTACCTGCCTTATAGGCGATTATGTTGGTCCGTTTAAAAACAATGATGTTTATTTATTGGGATCCAACCTGCCGCATACCTTCAGGCACGAGCACAAATATTTACACCGCACCGATGAAAAAATAGGCGAATCGGTAGTGATCCTCTTCCAACAGGAACTATGGGGGAGCTACTTTTTAAACCTGCCCGAAACCCAATGTATTGGCCGCTTAATTGAAGCATCAAAATTAGGTTTACGAATCACAGGTGAAGCCCGCAAAAAGGTTGCCCGCATAGCCGAAGAAATGATGAATGAATCGCCCACCAAACGGATGATCCATCTGCTTTCAGCTTTGGAAATTATTGCATCCGGGCAAGAATATGAAACCATCTCGAGCAATGGATTTTTTCATGAGGTTAACAGCCTCGATCAATCGCGCATCAATAAAATCTTCGAATACACCTTTAATAATTTTCAACGTAAAATATTAGTGGAAGATGTGGCCGCATTGATAGCAATGGGCAAGCATTCCTTCTGCCGTTACTTCAAAGCCAAAACACGCAAAACTTACCTCGATTTCTTAATAGAAGTACGCATCGGCCACGCCTGCCGCCTGCTGGTTGAACAAGACATGAACGTTGCTGAAATTGGCTATGCCTGCGGTTACAACAACATCTCGCACTTCTATCATCAATTTAAAACCATCACTAATAAGCACCCGCTCGAGTATCGTTCGAGCTACTTGAATAAGGAACAAACATTAATTGCAGTGTGA